Genomic window (Caldinitratiruptor microaerophilus):
TGACCGCCCGGGGAACCGGGTCGGGCATCGCCGCGGCCGGGGTACCCGGACGGGGTGAGAACGGGAACACGTGGATGCGGCTGAATCCCATCTCGCGCACGAAGGCGAGGGACTCCCGGTGCTCCGCCTCCGTCTCGCCGGGGAAGCCCACGATCACGTCGGTGGTGAGCCCCACGTCGGGGATGAGGGAGCGGATGCGCTCGACCCGGGCGCGGTACTCCGCCGCCGTGTAGCGCCGCTTCATGCGGCGGAGGACGGTCTCGCTCCCGCTCTGCAGCGACAGGTGCAGGTGCTGGCACACCTTGGGGTTCGACGCCATGAGCTCAAGGAGCCGGTCCGAGACGTGGCGGGGCTCCAGCGACGAGAGGCGCACCCGGTCGATGCCGGGGATGGCCGCCACCCGCTCGACCACCTCTTCCAGGGTGAACCGGCCCTTCGCGTCCTGGCCGTAGGAACCGAGGTGGATGCCGGTCAGGACGACCTCCCGGTATCCCTTCTCCGCCAGCCGCTCCACCTCTTCGTAGACGCTCTCCGGGTCCCGGCTCCGGGGACGGCCCCGGGCGTACGGGATGATGCAGAACGTGCAGAAGACGTTGCAGCCGTCCTGGATCTTCACGACGGCCCGCGTGCCCTGGCTGAACGAGTCCAGGGGGATGTCGTCGAACTCGCGCGCCAGCCAGACGTCGTTCACGGCGCGGATGGGCTCCGGCCGGCGCATCGCCTCCTCGCAGAGCTCGACGATCCGCCCCCGGTCCCGGTGGCCCACGATGAGGTTCACGCCGGGGATGGCGGCGACCTCATCGGGGTTCGTCTGGGTGTAGCAACCGGTCACCGCGACCACGCTGAAGGGCGCGCGCCGGATGGCGCTGCGGATGAGCTGGCGGCTCTTGGCCGCCCCCCTCCCGGTGACCGTGCAGGTGTTGATGATGTACACGTCCGCCGGCTGGTCGAAGTCGACGACCTCGTACCCGGCGCGCCGGAAGAGCGTGAGCATCTGCTCGCTGTCGTACTGGTTGACCTTGCACCCGAGCGTGGCGCAGGCCACGCGGCGGCGCCCCATCGCGGCATCCACCTCGCTGCTTCCTCTAAATGATACTGGCCCCGGCAGGCCCCTGCAACCGGGCGTCCATGGCCGTCGTGGCACGAAATACCCACCGGGGCGCGGTACGAAGGGGGCAGAACGCAGGCATTTGGGTCGGTTGATAGTCGATGGGAAGACCCACTAGAACCGAAGTGACGGCCCCCGGAACGTCCGGACCGGGAGGACCGGCCGAGGAAGGAGTGGTGTCTCGGTGGCAGCCACAGAGCCCAGGGCCCTCGCGTCGCGGGCGGGCGCGAGGGAGGTCCGGGTGTACGCCGACCTGGCGCCACGGCGCTACCGCGCGGGGATGTGGGCGTTTGCCCTCCACCGGATCAGCGGCCTGGCGATCGCCCTGTTCCTCCTGCTCCACATCTGGGAGATCACCTCGGTCACCCGGGGAGGCGCCCAGGGCTTCGACCAGACCATGGCGCGCCTGGCCGTGCGCCCCTTCGTGATCGGGGAGTTCCTGCTCTTCCTCGCCGTCGTGTTCCACGGGATCAACGGGGTGCGGCTCGTCCTGATGGACATGGGCGCCGGCGTGCGGCGCCAGAAGGCCCTCTTCTGGTGGGTGCTGGGCATCTCGGCGGCCGTCATCGTGTACGGGGCGTTCTTCTTCGCCCGGCGCTTCGCCGCATACCCGTGGTCGCTGTAAGAGGAGGGAACGACGCGCCATGTCGGGCACGTGGGCCTGGCTGCTCCACCGCGTCTCGGCGGTGCTCCTGATCCCGCTCCTGGCCCTTCACTTCGCCATCATGCACTTCGTC
Coding sequences:
- the mtaB gene encoding tRNA (N(6)-L-threonylcarbamoyladenosine(37)-C(2))-methylthiotransferase MtaB, which encodes MGRRRVACATLGCKVNQYDSEQMLTLFRRAGYEVVDFDQPADVYIINTCTVTGRGAAKSRQLIRSAIRRAPFSVVAVTGCYTQTNPDEVAAIPGVNLIVGHRDRGRIVELCEEAMRRPEPIRAVNDVWLAREFDDIPLDSFSQGTRAVVKIQDGCNVFCTFCIIPYARGRPRSRDPESVYEEVERLAEKGYREVVLTGIHLGSYGQDAKGRFTLEEVVERVAAIPGIDRVRLSSLEPRHVSDRLLELMASNPKVCQHLHLSLQSGSETVLRRMKRRYTAAEYRARVERIRSLIPDVGLTTDVIVGFPGETEAEHRESLAFVREMGFSRIHVFPFSPRPGTPAAAMPDPVPRAVKEARTREMIALGEELQQAFHRRFLGQTLEVLAEEEAATDDGWLEGYTDNYIRVRLPGGDELKGTLIPVRLTGLTQDGMVGEMAGLPVGSRRLAGAVR
- the sdhC gene encoding succinate dehydrogenase, cytochrome b556 subunit, encoding MAATEPRALASRAGAREVRVYADLAPRRYRAGMWAFALHRISGLAIALFLLLHIWEITSVTRGGAQGFDQTMARLAVRPFVIGEFLLFLAVVFHGINGVRLVLMDMGAGVRRQKALFWWVLGISAAVIVYGAFFFARRFAAYPWSL